The following coding sequences are from one Pelmatolapia mariae isolate MD_Pm_ZW linkage group LG4, Pm_UMD_F_2, whole genome shotgun sequence window:
- the LOC134626584 gene encoding myc-associated zinc finger protein, translating into MDTSWSNFLFQTPPTQSQPETPLQSELLPELTGSAQSPPGEHIVTPPSTVDTAALSEEPLPVKPLTKPTRPAHICATCNKEFKNSYNLRRHQSVHTGIKMKDRAAREKEDGAKAGRVEKQTVPLSLLHLTLPPQQPPPPPAAPGQETLPQPGQHVNQEGQPVSVSIAPATVTMAAPPQPIQAAVVVVGSMEQNPNPNPIPSTNQVRKNHACEACGKAFRDVYHLNRHRLSHSDEKPYSCPICQQRFKRKDRMSYHVRSHQGGVEKPYICPHCAKAFSRPDHLNSHVRQVHSTERPFKCTTCTSAFATRDRLRAHLIRHEEKVPCHICGKLLSAAYITDHMRVHNQSQHHACHLCNRSFTTLTYLRVHAQKHHGQEWKESGGARGAFGGTGAGGVLLCQLCGVQCKTATQLQGHMGTHANQGDPTPDQTSTGPVGTTSVAVTVSSASTVGLLVTDCSGIAPQPHS; encoded by the exons ATGGACACCTCCTGGAGTAATTTCCTCTTTCAG ACGCCTCCGACTCAGAGTCAGCCCGAGACGCCTCTACAGTCGGAGCTGCTGCCGGAGCTGACCGGCTCGGCTCAGAGTCCTCCGGGCGAGCACATCGTGACACCGCCGTCCACCGTCGACACGGCCGCCCTGAGCGAGGAGCCGCTGCCAG TCAAACCGCTCACCAAGCCGACCCGGCCCGCCCACATCTGCGCCACCTGCAACAAGGAGTTCAAGAACAGCTACAACCTGCGGCGGCACCAGTCGGTGCACACGGGCATCAAGATGAAGGACCGGGCGGCCCGGGAGAAGGAGGACGGAGCGAAGGCCGGCCGGGTGGAGAAGCAGACGGTCCCGctctccctcctccacctcacCCTGCCCCCGCAGCAGCCTCCTCCCCCTCCCGCGGCTCCCGGCCAAGAGACCCTCCCCCAGCCCGGCCAGCACGTCAACCAGGAGGGCCAGCCGGTGTCTGTGTCCATCGCCCCGGCAACAGTAACCATGGCTGCGCCACCTCAGCCCATCCAGGCAGCCGTTGTTGTCGTTGGGTCCATGGAGCAG AATCCCAATCCTAATCCCATTCCCAGCACCAATCAGGTGAGGAAGAACCACGCCTGCGAGGCCTGTGGAAAGGCCTTCAGGGACGTCTACCACCTCAACCGCCACCGGCTGTCCCACTCGGACGAGAAGCCGTACTCCTGCCCCATCTGCCAGCAGCGCTTCAAGAGGAAAGACAGGATGAGCTACCATGTGCGCTCGCACCAGGGCGGCGTGGAGAAGCCGTACATCTGCCCGCACTGCGCCAAGGCCTTTTCTCG ACCGGACCACCTCAACAGTCACGTGCGACAGGTGCACTCCACAGAGAGGCCGTTCAAGTGCACG ACGTGCACGTCAGCGTTTGCCACACGGGATCGCCTCCGTGCTCACCTGATTCGCCACGAGGAGAAGGTGCCGTGTCACATCTGCGGGAAGCTGTTGTCGGCCGCTTACATCACCGACCACATGCGGGTCcacaaccaatcacagcaccACGCCTGCCACCTCTGCAACCGCA GCTTCACCACCCTCACCTACCTGCGCGTCCACGCCCAGAAGCACCACGGCCAGGAGTGGAAGGAGAGCGGCGGGGCGCGGGGGGCTTTCGGCGGGACCGGGGCCGGCGGCGTGCTGCTCTGCCAGCTGTGCGGGGTACAGTGCAAGACGGCCACGCAGCTCCAGGGTCACATGGGCACCCACGCCAACCAGGGCGACCCCACCCCCGACCAGACGAGCACGGGGCCCGTGGGCACCACCAGCGTGGCGGTCACGGTGTCCAGCGCTAGCACAGTGGGACTGCTGGTCACTGACTGCTCCGGTATTGCCCCCCAGCCCCACAGCTAG